One Brassica napus cultivar Da-Ae chromosome C2, Da-Ae, whole genome shotgun sequence DNA window includes the following coding sequences:
- the LOC125581799 gene encoding putative caffeoyl-CoA O-methyltransferase At1g67980, protein MVIPVDEGIFLSMLLKIINAKNTLEIGVFTGYSLLTTALALPEDGRITAIDIDKEAYEVGLEFMKKAGVDHKINFIYCDGMEVLDKLVNDKNQEFDFIFADADKPNYVNFLERFLKLVKVGGIMAFDNTLWFSFVVEEEESVPEFMRESRAALIEFNKKLAFDPRVEISQISVGDGVTLCRRLV, encoded by the exons ATGGTGATTCCAGTTGATGAGGGCATTTTTCTATCGATGCTTTTAAAGATTATAAACGCTAAGAACACTCTTGAGATCGGTGTTTTCACTGGTTACTCTCTACTCACCACGGCCCTTGCTTTGCCTGAAGATGGTCGC ATTACTGCAATTGATATTGACAAGGAAGCCTATGAAGTGGGATTAGAGTTTATGAAGAAAGCAGGTGTTGATCACAAGATCAATTTCATCTATTGCGATGGTATGGAGGTCTTAGACAAATTGGTTAACGAC AAGAATCAGGAGTTTGATTTCATATTTGCTGATGCTGACAAGCCAAACTACGTCAACTTCCTTGAGAGATTTCTGAAATTGGTGAAGGTTGGAGGAATCATGGCATTTGACAACACCTTGTGGTTTAGTTTTGTggttgaggaagaagagagcGTTCCTGAGTTTATGAGGGAATCAAGAGCGGCTCTTATAGAATTTAATAAGAAATTGGCTTTCGATCCTCGAGTGGAAATCTCTCAGATCTCCGTTGGAGATGGTGTCACTCTATGCAGACGCCTTGTGTGA